The nucleotide sequence TGATTATATTTTTAGACTTAAGGTGCTGGAGTTCTATTTCGGACTGCCCCTAGAGCTTAAATAGAGATTTGTACATAGAAATTGAAAACCTGTTCGGCCTCGTGTCGAACAGGTTTTTTTTATGTGCTAATTTCAACCGTCTCACCTATCTTTGTACCCTTATGAGCATAATCTTAAACTTAGAGACCGCTACTACCAATTGTTCGGTCAGTGTGGCCAAAGACGGACGTATATTGGCCATTAAAGAGCATGATACGCCCAATTATTCACATTCCGAACAATTGCATGTCTTTGTTCAAGATGTTTTAAAGGAGGTCAATGTAGATGTGTCAGAGCTTGATGCCATCGCCGTGAGTAAAGGCCCAGGGTCTTATACGGGCTTGCGTATCGGGGTTTCGGCGGCCAAGGGGCTGTGTTTTGCCTTAGAGGTGCCCTTGATTTCGATCGCTACCCTGACCAGTATGGCTACACAGGTAACGTCAAACGATATCGATTATATCATTCCCGTGCTAGATGCCCGGCGTATGGAAGTTTATTCGGCCGTTTTCGATAAGGATAAAAATCAAGTGAGACCTACCGAAGCCGAGATTATAGACGAGAATTCATTTTCAGATTTTTTACAAAAAGGAAAAGCCGTTTTGGTGGGCAGCGGTGCGGAAAAGTGTAAAACGCTATTATCTCACCCTAAGCTTACATTCGATACCACCATAGTGCCATCGGCAAAGGAAATGGCCCAATTATCATACAAAAAGTTCAAAGCAAGCGATTTTGAAGATGTCGCTTACTTTGAACCGTATTATCTAAAGGATTTTATCCTACAACAGAAAAAGAAATAGGGGGTTAAGCCTCTATCGCTTGTCCCTTGACGTGTACGTCGCGCTGTGGAAAAGGTATTTCTATTCCCGCTTCGTCAAATCGTCTTTTGATTTCTTCGATAATAAAGAAATGTGCAGCCCAAAACACCGGGTTCTCGGCCCAATAGCGCAAGGTCAGGTCTACCGAACTGTCTCCCAATCCATCTACATATACTTCGGGCATTGGGTCTTTTAGAACGTTCTCGTTTTTTGCGCAGATGTCGAGCATGATTTCTTTGGCGGTCTTGATATTTGAGCTGTAGCCTATCCCTACTTTAATATTGTCCCTTCGTGTAGGCATGGCGCTATAGTTAACGACATTGTTGTTTGATAGCTCGCCATTGGGTATAATGGCCAATTGGTTGCCGAAGGTGGTCAATTTGGTGTAGAAGATGGTAATTTCCTTGACCGTACCGTCTACGCCTTGGGCGGAAATAAAATCCCCTATTTTAAAAGGCTTAAAGAGCAAAATGAGTACGCCCCCTGCAAAGTTGGAAAGCGACCCTTGGAGGGCAAGTCCTATGGCCAGACCGGCCGCACCGATAATGGCGATCAATGACGATGATTTAACGCCAAGCTGGGTCACTACCAGAACAAAGAGCAGTACCTTGAGGGCGATGTTTATAAAACTCTGTAAAAAGCTCTCCAAAGCCAGGTCGTAGTCCTTCTTCTCAAAAAACTTACGGACCATTTTATTTATAAAGCGAATGATCCATAGGCCGAAGAC is from Zobellia galactanivorans and encodes:
- the tsaB gene encoding tRNA (adenosine(37)-N6)-threonylcarbamoyltransferase complex dimerization subunit type 1 TsaB; the encoded protein is MSIILNLETATTNCSVSVAKDGRILAIKEHDTPNYSHSEQLHVFVQDVLKEVNVDVSELDAIAVSKGPGSYTGLRIGVSAAKGLCFALEVPLISIATLTSMATQVTSNDIDYIIPVLDARRMEVYSAVFDKDKNQVRPTEAEIIDENSFSDFLQKGKAVLVGSGAEKCKTLLSHPKLTFDTTIVPSAKEMAQLSYKKFKASDFEDVAYFEPYYLKDFILQQKKK
- a CDS encoding mechanosensitive ion channel family protein: MEEFANYQEHIDKAIEWAWKVLPDVIMATIILVFGLWIIRFINKMVRKFFEKKDYDLALESFLQSFINIALKVLLFVLVVTQLGVKSSSLIAIIGAAGLAIGLALQGSLSNFAGGVLILLFKPFKIGDFISAQGVDGTVKEITIFYTKLTTFGNQLAIIPNGELSNNNVVNYSAMPTRRDNIKVGIGYSSNIKTAKEIMLDICAKNENVLKDPMPEVYVDGLGDSSVDLTLRYWAENPVFWAAHFFIIEEIKRRFDEAGIEIPFPQRDVHVKGQAIEA